GAATGCCGTCATGGTCCACACCCCCGTGCACGCCTCCTGGACCAACCAGATCGAGATCTTCTTCTCGATCGTCCAGCGCAAGGTCGTCTCACCCAACGACTTCACGAATCTCGGTGAGGTCCGGGACCGGCTCCGAGCCTTCGAAGACCGCTACAACGCCACGGCAGAGCCGTTCCAGTGGAAGTTCACCACCTCCGACCTGGACGATCTGCTGGCCAGACTCGACCGGCACACCGCCGATCACCAGGAAGAATCCGCCGTCGCGCTGGCAGCGTGATCGCCCCCGAAGGACCTTACGCATTCGACCACCTAGTCGAATGCGGCCCGGTGGTCGCCGGCCCAGGTCGCGTAGGTGCGCGCCGTACGACCGAGTACGGTCGCGACGTCGTCGGTCAACCGGGCGTTTCCGCCCTCGGCGATGAACCGCTGGCCTCGCATCGCGCCCTCGGCGAAGTCCGGGTCCTGGCCGGCAGCGATCATCTGCTCCTTCGCCACCTCCAGCGGCACGTCGACGATCTCGATCGGGCGGCCGAGCACCTTCCGCAGGATCTCCACCTGGTCTTGTGTGTTCAGCAACTCGGGACCGGTCAGCGTGTAGGTTCTGCCAGCATGGTCCGGCGTGGTCAATGCCGCGACCGCGACCTCGGCGACGTCGCGTGGATCGATCACACCTTGGGCGCCGTTCCCGGTCAGGTTGGGGACCGGCTGCCCCACCCGGATCATCGGGGCCCAGTGCAGGGTGTTGGTGGCGAAGCTGCTGGGCCGCAGGATGGTCCAGGCCGCCTCGCCCGCGCGTAGCGCTCGCTCGCCGGGGAGGTGCCAACTGCCAAGCCTGAGTCCGGTGTTGTCGCCGGTGGCGATGGCCGACAGTTTCACCACCTTCCCGACGCCATGGGACCGCACGGCGCCGAGCATCGCCAGGTCGTGCCGATCGATCCACGGACCCGGCGCGTCCAGCAGGAAGACCGCGTCGGCCCCAGCCACCGCGCGGTCGAGGGAGTCACGGTCGTCGAAGTCCCCCTGTACGACCTCCGCCGGCAGTCTCGCGCCTTGCGGGTTCCGCGTCATCGCCCGGACCGGTTCGCCGCGTTCGGCCAGGATCCGGACCACTTCAGTGCCGATGGTGCCCGTCGCACCCGTAACAAGGATCATGTCGAGCACTCTGCCGCCCCGCTGCTCTGCGGCTATAGGAAAAATCGGCAGTCCGTAGAGTGGTGGCGTGGACGCCATGATCCCGATGCCCGCGCTCCGGCCCTGGATCGCAGATGTGACGCTGATGCGGCCCGACAGCGCCCTGCCGCTGGTGCATCTGCCCGATGCCGCCACCGCACTGGTCTATCGCAGGACCGGCGCGCGGGACGGCGACCTACGTGTGATCGGCCCGCGCAGCCGCGCCTCCTACCATCCGGGCAAGGAGCTGCCGATGTGCATCAGGGCCCGGCTGCGTCCCGGTGCGGCCAGGCCGGTGTTCGGTGTCCCGGTCAGCGAGTTGCGGGACCAGGCCGTACCGCTCACCGACCTGTGGGGCGATCGCGCCGCCCGCCTCGAACACCGGCTCAACGAGCTGACCGCCCCCGATCCGATCTTGCGGGGCATCGAGGACGCGCTGCTCGGATGCCTGCACAACGGCGCGGACTCGCGCGACTTGCTGCTCCGCCAGGCCGTCGAGTCGCTGTCCACCACCAGCGATCGGGTCGCCGCGCTCGCCCGGCGGCTGTCGGTCAGCGAACGCCACCTGCGCGACGCGTTCACCGACCGGGTCGGCCTATCGCCCAAGCACTTCGCGCGCATCCAGCGCGTCCGCACCGTGCTGGCCCAAGCGGGCTCCGCAAAGTGGGCGGAAGTCGCCTCGGAAGCCGGCTACTACGACCAATCCCACATGACGGCCGACTTCCACACGCTCATGGGAGCGTCGCCAGCCGCCTTCCGCGCGGGCCGACTCCCCGCTACGACGCCATGCGCCCAACCTCCAGCAGCACCCTGACTGCGACCAACAGCCAGTCCTATTGGACGGCGCAGCGCAACCCCCGAGGAACTTACGACCGCGACCACTTAGTGCGGGACATCTGCTTCGACTCCCCGAAGTCCGGTCTGCTGTCCGTGATCCCGCCCGAGGACGTTCAGCACCCCGCACGCCGTTCGTCCGACCTCGGGCCGCCGCGTCGAACCACCGGCCGCTTCAGCTCGCCACGCCCCACGGTCGCGCAGGGCATACGCCGACCGCCAGTCCCCCGGCGACAAGGCTCCAGGTTCTTCACCGGCCGAGACGCGTTCGAGAAGAGCGCGCTGCCGTTCGATCAAGGCGGACCACCTGTGCACGGCTCTCGGCCCACACAGCGCTTCCACACGCTGCATAGAGCCGAAAGAGTGACCCTTGGCGGCCCTGGGCCACTGACATGGCAGAGCTGGCCGTTTCAGAGGTGCCCCAGCCTTGGCAATCACTCAGCGTGCCCCATAGCAGTGATGGCTTTCGCCTCATCACCGCTGGTGACGTCGGTTCTTTCTGGGGAGAATCTGGGGAGTATTCACGCCGCTCGGGGAGCGCGTGGGGAAGATCGGCTGCGTAACTCGGCGCGAACCCGAAAGATTCTGAAAGACTTATCTGCCCAGGTCAGCAAGGGTTTCAGCGGCATCACCGCAGGTCCGCGCCATGTGCTGGACAACTACGTGACGTAGGTCCCGAAGTCGTCGGCCTCGACGAGCCCCGGCAGCGAGCCCCCCTCACGCAGCGGCGTGATGTAGCGGGTCGCGGTGACTTCCTTGAGCATCGCCCCAGATTACTGGGGCACGGGCGGCGACTCGGCGGGATGGGCCGACAGCAGTCCGACAGCTGTGGCTTACGGCCGTCTCATGCCCCGGCGGCCAGGATCTGGGTGCCCGTCTGAACGGGTCGCGCCCCGGCGCCGTACCCCTGGACGGATCACGAGAAGCTCCGTGGAAGGGAATCCACATGACCAGCGCATCGTCCCAGCACGCTGCGGGACCGGCCCGCCGTACCGTCGTGGCGGCGGCCGGCGCGGCGGGGCTCGCCGCCGCGCTGACCGCCTGCGGCTCGAGCGACAACTCGTCCGACACGGTCAACACCGGGTCCGGTTCCTCCGGCACGACCGGCTCCACCGGGAGCACGGGCGGCACGGGGAGCACCGGCTCCACGGGAGCGGCGCAGAACGGCGGCGGCTCCGCCGGCAGCACCGCGCTCGCCAAGACCTCCGACATCCCCGAGGGCGGCGGCAAGATCTTCAAGGACCACGGTGTGGTCGTCACCCAGCCGACGGCGGGCACGTTCAAGGCGTTCTCGGCCAAGTGCACCCACCAGGGGTGCGCGGTGGGCAGCGTGACGGGCGGCGCGATCGTCTGCCCGTGTCACAACAGCCATTTCTCCGTCGCGGACGGCAGTGTGAAGCAGGGTCCCGCGACCCAGCCGCTGCCCGCCGAGAAGATCACCGTCTCCGGTGAGGACATCAAGCTGGCCTGAGCCGCGTCAGCCGCGCCCGCGCGGCCGCCTGAGACAGCCGAGCACCTCGTCGGTGGTCGCGACCGTGGCGACCAGCGCGAGGGTGTGCCGGATCATCACGGGGGTGTAGTCGGCGGGCACCCCGGCGACGGCGTCGGCCGGGACGACGGCCGTATAGCCCAGGTTGACCGCGTCGAACACCGCGTTGGGTATCGCCACGTTGGCGGAGACGCCGGTGACGATCAGTGTGCGGCAGCCGAGGTTGCGCAGCAGGGCGTCGACATCGGTGCCGTGGATCGGGGACAGCCCGTGCAGACGGCGGACGACGACGTCCTCCTCGGTGACCTCGATCGGCGGCGCGATCCGCACCGCCGTACTGCCGGACAGCTGCAGCACGGGGAGCCGTTCCGCGGCCCGGAACAGCCGGGCGTTGCGGCTCGCGCCCCGGCCGTCCGGGCGGCGCTCGGCGATCGCGTGGACGACCTGGACGCCGGTCTCGTGCGCGGCGGCGACCAGCCGGGCCACATTGCGCAGCGCACCGGAGGAGCGGGCCTCGCGGGCGAGTTCGGGCAGGGCGCTGTCCGGGCCGACGACCCCTTGCTGGCACTCCACAGTGAGCAGCACGGTGCTCACCGGGTCGAGGAGTTCGCTGAGCTGTTGGTACGACGGCATGGCGCGCCCCTTTGAAGACAACCCGACGGAAGACGACCCGATGAACGACGATCCCGTGGAAGACGAGCCATTTCCAGACGACCCGTTCTCTTTTCTGACGTGATGTCAGAGGATCTCCAGGACACGATAGTTCTCTGGCACGACGTGGGAGAAGAGGGGGCCGCATGACCGTCACTCAGCAGCGCCGGGGCCGGAAGATCATGATGACGCCCGGCGAGCTGGACGAGTTTCTCACCAGTCAGCGCACCTGCCGGGTCGCGACCGTCTCGGCGGACGGCGCTCCGCATGTCAGCGCGCTGTGGTTCGCCTGGGACGGTACCTCGCTGTGGCTGTACTCGGTGGTGCGCAGCAGGCGTTGGGCCCAGCTGCGCCGCGATCCGCGGGTGGCCGTGGTGGTCGACTCGGGCGAGGAGTACGACCAGTTGCGCGGGGTCGAGCTGTCCGGCCGGGTGGAGTTCGTGGGCGAGGCGCCGCGCACCGGGGAGCTGTGCGCCGAACTCGACACGGCCGAGACGCTGTTCGCACGGAAGAACTTCGGCCTGGACGAGATGCCGCACGACGGCCGGCACGCCTGGACCCGGCTGACCCCGGAGAAGATCGTCTCCTGGGACTTCCGGAAGCTGGGCGGAGCCTAGTGCCCCAACAGGCACCGTTCGCCCCGTCGCGACGCCCGCCACGCTCCCCCACTGCCTCAAAGGCGTGGGCGGTGCCCCCACTCGCCGCACCGGGTAGGAGCCCAAGTACATCCCGTACGAGGACATGCACCCGGCACGCCGACAGCACGCACCGGACGCCGCTCCTTGACGGGCAACCGCTGCCTGCCGGGGCACGGGACCGGCTCAGCCGACCTTCCCCGCCGCGCCGCGCAGGGCCTCGACCGCCGCGCGGATCGAGGGTCTGCGGTCGGCGTCCGCCCGCCAGATCACGTAGACATGCCGGCGCACCCGCTGCCTGAGCGGTACGAGGACCACACCGTCCGGGACCGGGTGCCGGCCCAGCAGCGGCGCGATGCACACACCCAACCCGGAGGCGACCAGACCGAGTTGGGTGTGGGTCTCGCCCGCGCGGTGGCCGACGATCGGTTCGACGCCCTTGGAGCGCAGCGTGAACATCAGCCACTCGTGGCAGAATTCGCCCTCGCCCCAGGTGATCCACTCGTCCTCTGCGAACTCGGCGAGATCGACCTCGTCCCGGCCGGCGAGCCGGTGCCCGGCCGGCATGGCGACATCGGCCGGATCGTCCAGCAGGGGCGCCTTGACCAGGCCGTCGGGCACGGGCATCGGCTTGTTGTACCAGTCCAGCACCACCGCGAGATCCAGGTCGCCGCGGACCACACCGGCGATGCCCTGCTCCGGCTCCAGCTCGCTGGAGCGCACCCGCAGCGTGGGGTGCTCGGCCCGCAGCGCGCCGAGCGCGGCCGGGAAGAGCCCGCGGGCGGCGGTCGGGAACGCCGACAGCCGCAGTTCACCGACGACCTGACCGCGGTGTGCCTCCAGATCGGACTCGGCGAGTTCGACCTGCGACAGGATGCGTGCCGCGTGCTCCGACAACAGCCGCCCGGCGTCCGTGAGCCGCACGCCCCGGCCGTTCTTGGCGAGGAGCTGCTGGCCGATCTCGCGCTCCAGCTTGCCCAGTTGCTGCGAGACGGCGGACGTGGTGACGTGCAGCGCGTCCGCGGCCGCGCTGACCGAGCCGTGCCGGGCGAGGGCGTCCAGGGTGCGCAGGCGCTCCAGGTTCAACATGTAAGCGATTCTAAGAGATATCCGGTGAGAAATCTCGATTGTGCTACGGGATTGCCTCCAGCATCGTTGAGGTCATGAGCAGCACGGTCACCGCACCCCGAACCCAGTCCCCCGCCCCCGCCCGTCCCCGCGCCCGCCTCGGCTGGCGGCTCCGCTTCGGCGTCCTGTCCCTGATCTGGGGCTTCAGCTTCCTGCTGATCAAGGTCGGGACGGGTGGATACGCGCCCTTCCAGGTCACCCTAGGGCGACTTGTGTTCGGCACGGCGGTGCTGGCGGCGGCGATGGCGGTCAAGCGGGAGAAGCTGCCGCGCGGGGCCCGGCTGTGGGGCCATGTGGCGGTCGCCGCCTTCTTCCTCAACGCCCTGCCGTTCTCCCTCTTCGCCTACTCCGAGCTGACCATCCCGTCCACGCTGGCCGGCATCTGCAACGCGACGTCGCCGCTGTGGGGCATGGCCCTGTCGCTGGTCGCCCTGTCCGAGGACCGGCCGACCAGGGTCCGGGTGGCCGGGCTCGGTCTGGGTTTCCTGGGCGTGCTGACCGTGCTGGGGGCCTGGCAGGGGTTCCATGGGCTGGATGCCACGGGTACGGCGATGGCTCTGCTGGCTTCGCTGAGCTACCCCGTGGGCTGGATCTACGTCCGGCGGACGCTCGCGGGCACGGGCAACTCCCATCTGTCGATGACGGGAGCGCAGTTGTTGTTGGCGACGCTTCAACTGGCCCTTGTGGCACCGTTGTTCACCAGCATCCCCACGCATCTCTCGTTCGTTCCGCTGCTCGCGATCGCCGCGCTGGGGGCACTGGGCACGGGGTTGGCTGTGCTGATTCAGTACGGGCTGGTCGCTGAGGTCGGGCCCACGACCGCACAGATGGTCACGTACTTCATTCCGGTCATCGCCACGGCTGCAGGTGTGGCGATTCTCGGGGAGTCGTTGCGGTGGACCACGCCGGTGGGGGCGGTGATCGTACTGGCGGGGGCCGCGCTCACTCAGGTGCGGCGAAGGGGCGCCTGACGGGCAGGAACCTGGGGTTTCGTTCGCGGGTGCGGGTCCGTCGCGGCTTGTCGCGCGGTTCAGCGCGCCCCTTCATGACGCACCGTTTCATGGCGCACCGTCAGCCATAGACGCGGGCCGGTGACGGTCGTACCGCCGCTGCCACCGCCTCCGCCAGCGGGGCGATGTCCTCCCCCGTGAGCGTCGAGACGGTGATGCGGATCGCCTGCCGGCTGTTCAGGCGGTAGCGGGCGCCCGGGGCGACCGCCCAGCCCGCCTGCAGGAGGCGGGCCACCGCGCCGGTCTCGTCAGGGACCGGCACCCATACGTTCATACCGCTGCGGCCGTGGGCGGCGACTCCGCGGTCCGCCAGCGCGTCGACCAGTGCCTCCCTGCGGGCCGCGTACGCCCGGGCCACCGCCACCCGGTCCACCGCGCCCTGGGTCCAGAGCCGGACCACGGCCCGTTGCAGCAGCAGGCTCACCCAGCCGGGGCCCAGGCGCTGGCGGCCGCGTACCCGGTCGGCAGTGACGGGGTCGCCGGCCACGACGGCCACACGCAGGTCGGGGCCGTACGCCTTGGAGGCGGAGCGGACGACGGCCCAGTGGTGGGTGACGCCCGCGAGGGGATGCAGCGGGAGGTCGACGATGCCGTGGCCGTGGTCGTCCTCGATCAGCAGGGTCTGCCGGTGGTCGCGCAGGACCGCTCGCAGGGCACGCGCGCGTGTGGCGCTCACACAGGCGCCGGTCGGGTTCTGCGCACGGTCGGTGACGATGAAGGCACGGGCGCCGGACTCCAGAGCGCGGCGCAGGTCGTCGGCGCGCGGACCGTCGTCGTCCAGGCCCACCGGGAGTGTGCGCAGCCCCAGCGCGGGGACCAGGTCCAGGACGCTGCCCCAGCCCGGGTCCTCGACGGCGACCGCGTCGCCCGGTCTGAGGTGGGCGGACAGGACGCGCTCGATGGCGTCGAGGGAGCCCGACGTCACCGTCAGCGGGCCCGCGGGGACGCCGTCGGCGTCGAGTTCGGCGCGGGCGAGGCGGGCGAGATCCGCGTCGACGGGATCGTCGCCGTAGCGGACGGGCCGCCGGTCGCCTTCCTCCGCCGCCGCGGTGAGGGCCGGGGCGAGGCGGGGCAGCAGGGCCGGGTCCGGGTTGCCGGAGGCCAGGTCGCGGCCGCCCTCCGGGACCTCCACGCGCAGTTCCTCGCGCCCGGTGGTCGCCGGCTTGGGCCGGACCCGGCTGCCGCGTCGGCCGGCGGTCTCGATCACCCCGCGCTCGCGCAGGGTGCGGTACGCAGCCGCGACGGTGTTGGGATTCACGCCCAGCCGGGTCGCCAACTCCCGCATGGGAGGCAGGGTTTGGCCCGGCACCAGCTCACCGGTGCCGACCGCGCGCTCCACGCTGGCCGCGATCTCCGCCGCGCCACGCCCTTTGATGGGATACTCTCCTAGCACAAAGAACAGTATGCACTAGTGCAATTCAGATCGCTACTGCCGCAGATCACCATTGCTCGCCACGGAGGGACCGCCATGCAGGGGACGACCGAGGAAACCCAGGCCGCCGCCTACGCCCCGACCGACCGCACCGTGCCCACGCGCGCCGCGGACCGGGCGTCGTACGACAGGGAACTGGTGCACGCGATACTCGACGAGGGGTACGTCTGCCACCTCGGCTTCGTCCGCGACGGAGCCCCCGTGGTGCTGCCGACCTTGTACGGCCGGGTCGGCGAGCGGCTCTATGTGCACGGGTCCACCGGTTCCCGTCCGCTGCGGATGACCGGCGAGGACGACCCGGGCCTTCCGGTGTGCCTGACGGTCACTCACCTGGACGGGCTGGTGCTGGCCCGTTCCGCCTTCCATCACTCCCTCAACTACCGCTCCGTGGTGGTGCACGGCATCGCCCGCCAGGTCACCGACCCGGAGGAGAAGCGGACGGCCCTGGACGCGCTGGTGGACCACGTCGTGCCGGGCCGCGCCGCCGACTCCCGGCCCGCGAACAAGAAGGAGCTGGCCGCCACCGCGGTGATCCGCCTGGACCTGGACGAGGTCTCGGCCAAGCTCCGCACCGGCGGCGCGAACGACGAGCCGGAGGACCTCGCACTGCCGCACTGGGCCGGCGTCGTCCCGGTCCAGCGCGGCTACGGCGCCCCGGTCCCCAACGCCGACCTGGCACCCGGCATCGAGCTGCCTGACTACCTGAAGGCCCGGTAGGCGCCCGTCCCGGGGCTGGGCGGTCACACCGGGACCGGTCTCCCTCCGGTCACACCGGAACCGGCTCCCGGCGGCCGGATCCGCGGGCCTCGCTCACGGCGAGGCCCGCGACCGCGCCGAGCAGGAGCAGGGTGCC
The genomic region above belongs to Streptomyces sp. CG1 and contains:
- a CDS encoding transposase, translated to MRVNHEYQRGGSLAYLAAYDVHQAKVFGRTEPTTGIDPFMNLVTQVMSQEPYATAKRVYWIVDNGSSHRGKKAVDRLIKAFPNAVMVHTPVHASWTNQIEIFFSIVQRKVVSPNDFTNLGEVRDRLRAFEDRYNATAEPFQWKFTTSDLDDLLARLDRHTADHQEESAVALAA
- a CDS encoding NAD(P)H-binding protein; its protein translation is MILVTGATGTIGTEVVRILAERGEPVRAMTRNPQGARLPAEVVQGDFDDRDSLDRAVAGADAVFLLDAPGPWIDRHDLAMLGAVRSHGVGKVVKLSAIATGDNTGLRLGSWHLPGERALRAGEAAWTILRPSSFATNTLHWAPMIRVGQPVPNLTGNGAQGVIDPRDVAEVAVAALTTPDHAGRTYTLTGPELLNTQDQVEILRKVLGRPIEIVDVPLEVAKEQMIAAGQDPDFAEGAMRGQRFIAEGGNARLTDDVATVLGRTARTYATWAGDHRAAFD
- a CDS encoding helix-turn-helix domain-containing protein, encoding MIPMPALRPWIADVTLMRPDSALPLVHLPDAATALVYRRTGARDGDLRVIGPRSRASYHPGKELPMCIRARLRPGAARPVFGVPVSELRDQAVPLTDLWGDRAARLEHRLNELTAPDPILRGIEDALLGCLHNGADSRDLLLRQAVESLSTTSDRVAALARRLSVSERHLRDAFTDRVGLSPKHFARIQRVRTVLAQAGSAKWAEVASEAGYYDQSHMTADFHTLMGASPAAFRAGRLPATTPCAQPPAAP
- a CDS encoding Rieske (2Fe-2S) protein, whose protein sequence is MTSASSQHAAGPARRTVVAAAGAAGLAAALTACGSSDNSSDTVNTGSGSSGTTGSTGSTGGTGSTGSTGAAQNGGGSAGSTALAKTSDIPEGGGKIFKDHGVVVTQPTAGTFKAFSAKCTHQGCAVGSVTGGAIVCPCHNSHFSVADGSVKQGPATQPLPAEKITVSGEDIKLA
- a CDS encoding cysteine hydrolase, whose protein sequence is MPSYQQLSELLDPVSTVLLTVECQQGVVGPDSALPELAREARSSGALRNVARLVAAAHETGVQVVHAIAERRPDGRGASRNARLFRAAERLPVLQLSGSTAVRIAPPIEVTEEDVVVRRLHGLSPIHGTDVDALLRNLGCRTLIVTGVSANVAIPNAVFDAVNLGYTAVVPADAVAGVPADYTPVMIRHTLALVATVATTDEVLGCLRRPRGRG
- a CDS encoding pyridoxamine 5'-phosphate oxidase family protein → MTVTQQRRGRKIMMTPGELDEFLTSQRTCRVATVSADGAPHVSALWFAWDGTSLWLYSVVRSRRWAQLRRDPRVAVVVDSGEEYDQLRGVELSGRVEFVGEAPRTGELCAELDTAETLFARKNFGLDEMPHDGRHAWTRLTPEKIVSWDFRKLGGA
- a CDS encoding LysR family transcriptional regulator, with translation MLNLERLRTLDALARHGSVSAAADALHVTTSAVSQQLGKLEREIGQQLLAKNGRGVRLTDAGRLLSEHAARILSQVELAESDLEAHRGQVVGELRLSAFPTAARGLFPAALGALRAEHPTLRVRSSELEPEQGIAGVVRGDLDLAVVLDWYNKPMPVPDGLVKAPLLDDPADVAMPAGHRLAGRDEVDLAEFAEDEWITWGEGEFCHEWLMFTLRSKGVEPIVGHRAGETHTQLGLVASGLGVCIAPLLGRHPVPDGVVLVPLRQRVRRHVYVIWRADADRRPSIRAAVEALRGAAGKVG
- a CDS encoding DMT family transporter, which encodes MSSTVTAPRTQSPAPARPRARLGWRLRFGVLSLIWGFSFLLIKVGTGGYAPFQVTLGRLVFGTAVLAAAMAVKREKLPRGARLWGHVAVAAFFLNALPFSLFAYSELTIPSTLAGICNATSPLWGMALSLVALSEDRPTRVRVAGLGLGFLGVLTVLGAWQGFHGLDATGTAMALLASLSYPVGWIYVRRTLAGTGNSHLSMTGAQLLLATLQLALVAPLFTSIPTHLSFVPLLAIAALGALGTGLAVLIQYGLVAEVGPTTAQMVTYFIPVIATAAGVAILGESLRWTTPVGAVIVLAGAALTQVRRRGA
- a CDS encoding aminotransferase class I/II-fold pyridoxal phosphate-dependent enzyme, whose protein sequence is MLGEYPIKGRGAAEIAASVERAVGTGELVPGQTLPPMRELATRLGVNPNTVAAAYRTLRERGVIETAGRRGSRVRPKPATTGREELRVEVPEGGRDLASGNPDPALLPRLAPALTAAAEEGDRRPVRYGDDPVDADLARLARAELDADGVPAGPLTVTSGSLDAIERVLSAHLRPGDAVAVEDPGWGSVLDLVPALGLRTLPVGLDDDGPRADDLRRALESGARAFIVTDRAQNPTGACVSATRARALRAVLRDHRQTLLIEDDHGHGIVDLPLHPLAGVTHHWAVVRSASKAYGPDLRVAVVAGDPVTADRVRGRQRLGPGWVSLLLQRAVVRLWTQGAVDRVAVARAYAARREALVDALADRGVAAHGRSGMNVWVPVPDETGAVARLLQAGWAVAPGARYRLNSRQAIRITVSTLTGEDIAPLAEAVAAAVRPSPARVYG
- a CDS encoding pyridoxamine 5'-phosphate oxidase family protein, translating into MQGTTEETQAAAYAPTDRTVPTRAADRASYDRELVHAILDEGYVCHLGFVRDGAPVVLPTLYGRVGERLYVHGSTGSRPLRMTGEDDPGLPVCLTVTHLDGLVLARSAFHHSLNYRSVVVHGIARQVTDPEEKRTALDALVDHVVPGRAADSRPANKKELAATAVIRLDLDEVSAKLRTGGANDEPEDLALPHWAGVVPVQRGYGAPVPNADLAPGIELPDYLKAR